Below is a genomic region from Candidatus Binatia bacterium.
CAATGCTAAGGCGAAAGCGATTGCCGGAGCCGCGCAGGCTTGCGGGAAAAACCGTGACCGGATTGTTTGGATTTCCGGCCTGCGTTTGATCGTCCAAGATGCTGAAATCGTGGAGCGTTTTGACCCCGAGGCCCATCATGGTCTGCTCGTTGAGCGCCGCTTGGTCGCCGGGCGCTTTCGAATGGGCGGTCAGAAGGAAGTAAAGGTCGACCCCCATCGGAGCAAAGGCAACCGGCGGGACGTCCCTGCTCAGCGGCGGCGTGTTCTTAAAATAAGGGTCTTCTCCTAAATGAAAGAGATAGATCGCAAGCCCCTCGTCCTTGAATAGATCTGGGGGGAGCGGACTAACTGCGATCCCGGCTAGCGGCGGCCAGATTACCGGGATGTTAGTCCTGAGAAGCGTTTGAAGACTCTGCGTCACAAGCGATAGGTCCAGGAGCATCGCTACAGCTGTTTCAGGCCGAAGCGGTGCCGCATGCTAGTACCAGCATCGGAGCCGCGCTCCAGGCGCGATGGTTGCCGGATCGCCTTCGCTCGACGAGATTCGCCCGTGTGATCCTCGGAGACCTCAACGCGGACCTCGCCGATAACGATTGAGGGCGCTTCGTAGCTCGAAGAACCTGCACCCAGCCTCTCAGGCACCGCTCTGCGGCGGTAATCTGGCGTCTCAAAGCGCACGTCGTTTTTCACATCAGCGCGCGCGGTGTTCGTCGGGACTTGGTAATCGCGAGCGACCCGCGCAAGCGCAATGGTAGCCTGTGGTCGAACCGGCGGCGATGTAGAACGCGGAGGCTCGCCGGAAAATATTGGTAACTCTGCTGCGCGCGCAACCTCTTTCAGCGGCCAGGTTGGGGTAGACGACGCATGCTCGAACGGCTGTTTGGACCGCTCGCCAAAGGTACGCGGCGCCGGCAGGGGCGGAATCACCCCGTCAGGTGATCTGGGCGGCGCCGTTTCAGTGCTCGACTTTTTTTGTAGGGCATCGCCGGACGAGGCATGCCTCTCTTCTTCCATCGCTTCCGATGTTGGCGTGACGGGTTGCGCGTCCGCACGGGGCATCATAGGTGGGGTCGGTTCGTGCACTCGGAATGGCCGTTGCTCTTCTTCGGTGTGCGGAAGATCTTTTGGGCGAAGTGACGGAAAGCCGGAACCTTCGTGCGTCAATTCCTGAGCTGGTCGGGGTGGCGGCTCGATGATGACCTCGCCCCATCCGTCACTGGCGTGACCACCGTACGCGACACTTGCCTGTCGCGCCGTCGCCGGAACAACACCGGAGACTCGCTCCACTAACCTAGAGAGATACTGGCTCTTGCCGGTCATCGCGTCGCTGGCTCCGGCCCGTTTCCGGCAAGGTCGGCAAACTGTCGACGCTGCCCGCGCGGCAAAGACAAAATATCGCTCAGGCTCCAGCGATATGTGAGAGCGATCTGATGGATCTCGCGCACTAACAGTGAACGTTCCCGGAGCAACGACCCGAGCAGGATCGACTGGATGTCGAAGTCGACGTGACAGACGGCGCCACATTCCGGACACGGTGCGTCGAGCTCAAGCGCCAAAATGGGCGCCTGCGCGCGAAGCACTCCATCGATCCGCTGATCGCCACCAATATCATTGCCGAGACAACGGCGCGCTAGCTCCCTAACGGCTTCGGCTGACGAGAGCCCCGCGACGGAAAGCTCGTCGCGGCCGGTCGGTATGTGGATAGCGGGAGCGTCGGCCACGCTCACTTGCGAGTATTCGAGACTCGCGAGGAGGTCGTCCAGCGCGAAGCTGAAGTCGAATGGCTCTCCGCACGCGTCGCAGGTAGCTACGCCTTGGACTTGCGGGCCGTAGACTTGTTTATATAGCGCCGCGAGGATGCGATCTCGATCGTGGGCTGTGAGGTCGATCGCCTGACCGGGTGCGAGCGCATCCTCGCAGGCGCGTACGCACACGCGATCGATAAATTCCACTGCCGCGAGCGTATCGCTCGAAGCCACGGCCTGCTCATCCTCGCCGGTGAGTCCCCTTACGTACACCGCGGAACGCTGGTCGATTGCGTGATGGAGCGGAACACATGTGAGCGCCATGGCATGTCACTCTAAGTCTCGGTCGGCTCATTGACTGATAGGTCACGTTCCCAGCCTTCATTCTGGAGAACGAGGTGCTCGATCGCGATAACGTGTGCATTAGCATCAAGTTCGGGTAGCGCTTGGTACTCCGAAACCCAGCATCGATAGACTTTATACGCTTTGGCAACCACGGCTTGCTCGTCGAGCAGCTCGATAATGATGTCCTTTCGAAAATTCTTGAGCGAGATAGCAGCGTCCCCATCAGTGTTGTAGATGAGATTGGCCCAGTTCTCGAACTCGAGGTCGTGCGTCACGCCCCGGTCCAAACTGATCGGCTCGAATTTCCAAATACTGGGTGACACGCGACCGGTGCTGGGATCGCCACCCTCGCGATGCGTCACCGGTTCGGTCGACTTCTTAAGCATCGAACACTTGCTTACGCCAGCAACGTACCGCCCGTCCCACTTCAAGCGGAACTTCATGTTCTTATAGGGGTCGAAGCGAAAGGTGTTAACGTTGAACTGTCCCATCGCTAATTACACTCCAATCTGTCCAGCCATCTGCTGTAGTTGGATAAGTACGAACTCCGCCGGTTTGAGGGGCGCGAAGCCGACGACGATGTTTACGATCCCAAGATTTTGATCGTCTTGCGTCGTCGTATCTTGGTCGCACTTGACGAAGTACGCAAGACTCGGCGTCGCCCCGGCGAACGCGCCCTTTCGGAACTGCTCGTGCATAAAGGCACCGACGTTGAGGCGGATCTGAGCCCAAAGCGGCTCATCGTTAGGCTCAAAGACTACCCATTTCAAGCCGCGATACAGACTCTCTTCGAGGAAGTATGCGAGGCGTCGCACGGGGATGTACTTGTACTCGCTACCGAAGTCGTCGTCCCCATCGACCGTGCGCGAACCCCAGATCACGATGCCATCGGGAAACACGCGGATAGTGTTGATCGCACGCGGATTAAGAAAACCGTTGTCACCATCGCTGTACCGTTGTTGGACGTTGGTGATCTCGCGAATGTCCGCTTCTGTTCCGGCGGGCGCCTTCCAAACGCCCCTGGTCGCATCGATGCGCGCCATAACGCCGGCGACTGCTCCGGATGGTCCTACATTGACCGTTCCCACACCATTTTGAATGGTGATCCAAGGGAAGAATAGCGCGCTCGCGTCTTTCACTAGACCAATTCTCGCGGCGCCCATCCCCGAGAGCGCGTCCGTCACCTGCTGCCAGCTCTTGGGCGCATCAATGAGCAGCAGCGCACGGCGCTGCTGGCAAAACACGCTGGCAGGGCCATTAATGGTCAGGGGGTTGGGAGCTGCCGAGTCCGCGTCCGCGGGTAGAACCATCAAGTTGAAGAGATCGACTTCCTGATCGATGATCGGGTACGCATTCGCGTAATCCGACAACGCCAATGTGCCACCGTTGTTTCCGTCTACGGGTGCCGTCTGAAACTTTGCTGCGCCACCAGTCCCTAGACTGTAATAACGTACGTTTGTCTCAAAGAGGTTTCCGATGTTCTGCGCACCCGGAGTCGACGCAATCGTTCCGATGTTGTTGTCCCCGGGAGCCGTTGGCGTGAGCATTAGACGGGTGCCAATCACGGCGGCTTGCCATGCAAATGTCGGGTCACTATTCGCGAACGCGTTTATCGCATCGCGCATAATGCCGAGCTTCTCACGAACGCCATCGCTGCCCGCGTTCTGGTCTTCAAATATAGGTGCCGTACCCGGAGGGACAGTTTGGACTGTGATGAGCGAGAGCGGAATCGTCTTTGCACCGATTAATAGATTGGTCACCTGATTTTGCAGAAGAGCGCCAAACGTGACGAACTGCGGGTTCGCGGCCAGCGGATCGCACAGCATGGTTACGCCAGTGGGTGCCGGACGGTACTTAGACGATACTGGCACTTCGATGCCACCCTGGCCGGCCCCGAGGCCAAGCAGCACCGCAACATCACCGGCCGCGGCCGGCATGATTCGCACATCGGCGTTAAAATTATCGCTTTTGTTGGAGGTTATTCTCAAGAACGCCGTCTTACCAAAAGGCGCTCGCGCGCCGCCTTGGGTGTCGCTCGGTCCGGCGATAAAGTTCACCGTGACCTTCGTTGTCCCCAGGAGTTGATTGTTGAGAGCGGTCTGTATCGCGAGTTCGAGGGCGCCCTGATTAGCGCTCCCAGCGACATCGACACTTGATAGGTCGAAATCAGCGAAGGCGCCGCCGTCAACGCTCATGAGTAAGTGATTTGTCGTCAGGCCGAGCGCCTTGCCGAATATACCGACCACGGCACCTTGCAAGTCGGGAAAAGTATTTGCCGCCAGAGGGAAACCTGATTGCGAAAACCCGGAGCGGGGATTGCGCACTGCGACATCTTGAAGCGTGATAAGGGATGACTGACTAACGACTGTGGGCGCGTATGTTGAGTTATTCGTTTGGTCCATCGTGAGATTTGTGTAAAGCTCGCGCCCGGTTTTTACCAACTGTCCGCGCGAGTCGGTGGTCCAGCTGAAGACCTCGAGATTAAAGGACCCTTCTGGATCTGCCGAATTGTAGGTGATGGCGATGCGTATATCATTGCCCACTACGCCATCCGACGTCGCGGTCGCCTTGAGCACGATGTTGTTTGCTTCATTCTCGAGTGTTACTGAAGCCGGCGCATGACCGGCTCCGAGGATACGCATGACCCAGCAACTCGTTCCACCGTTTCCGAAGAATAGGTTAACCGAGCGGGGCAGATCGGACAGCGTCGCGTCGGTAGAAAAGGCACGCTCGAAGGCGGCTTCGCTAAGACACAACGTTGGCTGGCTTACCTCGCCTTGCATTGTCCGCCCGAGAAACAATGCGATCGATGTGCCGACGCCGGTAATCGTGCGAACGCCACTCGGAACTTCTTCTACATAGACACCCGGATACGTTGGAGATATGGGCATCGCCAATCACCTCACTGACGAATGTTCGGCTCTCAAGTTAATAGCGGATGCGAGTTTCCCAAGGGCATCAACAGAGCTTTGAAAGTGCGCGACGGTTCCGGTGTCGGCGTGCTCCACGCTGCCTCGCAGGATCCCCTGGTCTTCGCGCCAGTAGGTTAGGACGAGCGTGGAGTGGTCAACGCTCAGCCTCGCCGGGTCGCTCATCGGCGTCGCGCGAACCGTGATGTGCCCATCGCTCGTCGGTTCCACCGAAAGGACGACGGTGGTCCGTTCTTTCACTGGCTCTCCTCAAGAGAAGTTTCCGCCTGACCCGAGCTTAGCCCGGCGCGGTCTCAAGAGGCTCTCGTTACTCGCTCGAGTTTGTTCCGAAAGTCACTCGGTTTTCTCTCGTGTGCTCTACCCGGGAGGCTATCCCCATCACGAAACATCGGAAACGACCCAGCAAATCTAGGACCCCGATACCTTCCGAATAAAGACCGCGGCTAGCGCCGAGGCTGCCGAAAATAGGCCGGCAACGACGCCGAGGACCTGGAGGGTTTGGCCCCAAGAAAATGGGTCATCGAAGCGGACAAATTGGAGGCCGCGGTATGCGACCGGGTCAGATCCATTATCAATCCGATCAGGGCGAAACGCAAGGAGCACCTGCACGGCCTTGCTGCCCGCGCTCTTGCAATCGTCGACACTCCATTGCCAGACGAACGCCGCAAGCATCGCTTTCGTCGACTTTGAACTTGCCAGCGCCGGCGTTACCGTGCAGCCGCCGACCGATAGCGTCGGGGTAAGGGCGCCATCGTATTCGTTTCCCAAGCCGGCCGTACTTCGCGACGAGCCCGGGTCGAGGCGCAGCGTGATGCTCAGAGAGTCCCCACGACGAATCTCGGTCGAAGCGGGGATTAATCTCGCCGCAACCGATCGGCCCTGCACGAGAAAGTCGAAGCCACTTGAGGCCGCGACTTCCGCATCTTTCTGGGCCTTCGCGTTTGATTCAGCCTGCTGCCGTTCGTACTGCGAGCGTTGCAACGCCAAGTAGAAACCGACCAGCGACAGCGCCATGGCTATAACCAGCAGTGGTAAGGTGACAAAGAGTAGCGCCCGTCGATTCATTTCGTGCTCCGATCCGCCATCGCGCCTTTTTCGCAGCTTCAGGCATAGGCTGGAGGTTCCTCTGCGAATGGGTGACGCGAGCGCAAGGGATTTTGTTAGAGCGAGCTCGACTTTCCATGGGATAAACTCATAGTGCAGCACACGTCGTCACTGCGCACCCTCTCTAGGACCGCTGGGGCGGCTCAAGCAGCACCCGCGGAGCCTAATCCCGTGTCTGCCGCGAGTGCTTTGCGGGCGGGATGCGCCAGCGCGGTAGCCTGATCGGGTGGCAGAGGAGAAAACGGCCGCGGCGCTTTAGCCAATTCCGTGTAGTGAATGGGGTAGCGAGGATTCGAGAGGCGGTTACTTCGATCCGGCGGAAGGGCGCCGGGTTAACTCCAGGAACGACAGGCGACGGGAAAGTCTCGAGCCGAGCTTCCTTCAGGAAGCGCAAAGCGAACACCAAGGCCGAACCGCTCCCGCAAATCGGAATCCCGGAGTCTAGCGATCGGAGAATAATGCGCAGGCGGCATGATGCGCCCGCATCGCACGCGATGCGAATCGGGATTTAGCCGCGGGGAGCGCCTCACCCTTATACCGAAGCCAGATCGTGTATTTCAAACGAGTGCGCTCGGCTGGGCTTCTGTATGAAGGTAGCCGGAGAGGGGTTCTTGAGTGAGAAAGTTCGTGACTGGGTTGGTTGTGTTGACCGTGCTAACGACCGGTTCAGCTTTTGCTGCAGATGTGGGGCCGAAGGCGGACGTCGCTGCCGTGCGCGCGGCGTCGAATCAGAAGTTCCCGAGCAGACACGTGGACGCGGTGCACGTGGTCGGCGATTATGCGTTGCTCGATTGGTACGATCAAGAATCGGGAGGGTATGCGCTGTACAAGCGCACCTCGGGTGAACGATGGAACCAGATCGACTTCAGCGGCGGCGTGACCAATGTAAGTCTTATGGCCCAGCATGGGGTGCCGACTTCGATCGGGCACAAACTTTGCTTGGGATGGGGCAGCGCGAAGCCCTGTCAACTCTAACGCGCACGTTTTGCTCCCAAAGGTGGTAACGAACTGTGAGAAAACTCGTCTTTGAGGCCTTGCCATGAAAGCTGTACTGATTCTCTGTGCGATAGCGGCTTCGCCGTTCTGGAGTCCATCGCCGGCTTACGCAGGCGGCTCCACGGTGCACCAGGTTGACGGCGTTATAACGCACGTCGGGCGCGGGAACCAAGGCACGGAATTTTACATGAGAATCAGCGGCGTGCCCGTACGGTTCTGGTTCGACAACGCCTCCAACTTCGCAATCAACGGACATCAGCCTAATTGCCAAGGAATGGCCGGTTTCGGCGATTTTACAAAGGGCACCATGCCCGGTTGCCCAGGCTGGGCTCCCGTCACGATCGGGAAAACCCGCGTTCGCGTCTCATATCGCGAGATCCAATCGGGGGGAAGCACCCTCCTCATTGCAAGTTCGCTGCAGACGATATGAGCCGCGACTCCTCTTATGACACGCAAACGAGAAAAGACGTATAGCGTACTAACGAAAGCGCGGCAACCTAGCTAAGCGCTCGAAGGTCCAACCTTTTGGGTCAGGGAAGCATCCCGCGTGCGCGGGTTAATTCCGGGCCTTTTGCTCGTTTGTATCGCCATCTTCGTGGTCGGACCGGCGCTGCGCGCGATGAATCAACCGCAACCCAACCCCTGCGAGCATGCCCAACCCGTTCCGGCGGCGCTGCTGCTTCCTGCCCAATTACCGCTGGGCGAACCGGTCGCCGTCGAGCGTACTTTGCTCGCGTATCTTTCATCGTACCGATATCGCGATCTCGGATGGTGCGTGGACAAGCGCGTACGCGACACCGGTCCATTCTTCCATGGCGTGTCCTACGGAACTCACCCGACCGTGCGCGTCTACTACTCGCCGGAGATCATGGCGTGGCTCCGCAACGGTCGACGCGGCGTCCCGGCAGACGGCGCGGTGATCATCAAAGAGCAGTACGGTCCGAAGCCGGCCCGCTACTTTCCCGCTATAGCCGAAGACGATCTGCGCCCGACCGATTGGACGATCATGATCCGCCGCTCGTCCGCGTCGCACGATGGGTGGTTCTGGGGCGAGCTCTACATCGGGATGTTCGATTCGGCCACTACGGTCCAATATCCGAATGCCGGATACGGCCTTTACTGCTTGCGTTGCCACGCTTCTGCAGAGAAAGCTCTGACGTTCTCGTCACTCGAGAACATTCGCGGCTATCCCGGCCGGCCGATCGCCTACCAGGTCGATGCGTCGTGGCAGGTCAAAGCCTCGCCTGAAGCGCCGCCATCGGAATCGGCTCCCGCACCGCCCACGACGCTTGCGGTCCAAACGTTTCCGCCCGAGCCGCTCGATACATTCCTCTCGCGAGCACACCACGTGCCGCAGTTCATCACGTCGGACCAGTGCATGGGCTGTCACAGCGGCATGGCCAAGCCGCCGTTCGGCCCCACGATGTGGGCGCACGGTGCGAATATCTCCGAGTACGGTGAGTGGCGTTGGTCGCCGATGGCGCTGGCGGGCCGCGATCCCGTCTTCTACGCGCAGTTCGAGAGCGAGCTCGCCTCGCTCGTATCATGGGAAGATGCACGGACGGCCGTCGCGATCAAACGCGACCTGACGAATACGTGTTTAAGCTGCCACGGCGTCATGGGAGAACGGATGTTTGCGCAAGATTTCCCCGGCCGTATGTTTCCCATTGCCGCTATTTTCGATGCAATGCCGCATCATGCCGATGCTGCGTACGGCGGCCTCGCCCGCGACGGGGTGAGCTGCGCGGCGTGCCATCACGCGGTGAGCAAGAGTCCGCCTGAGGGATCCAACTCGCTGCAGTTTTATCTCAATCACGTCATCAATGGGCGCTTCGACGTCGGACCGTCTACGGCGGAGTACGGGCCGTTCCACGACGACGCCGTTGCGACGCATCCGATGAAAGAGGCGCTTGGCATAACCCCGCGCTTTTCGTCGTATATCGAATCCTCACGAATGTGTGGAAGCTGCCACACGATCGACCTTCCGCCCATCGATGCGAAGCCTCGTCTGGCTGCCGTTCACAACATCGAGCAAGCGACGTATCTCGAATGGCTGAACAGCAAATATCAGACCGAGTATCGCCCCTTGAAGGGAGCGCGCTCGTGTCAGGACTGCCATATGCCCGCAGGCGGCGTTGCGAAGATCGCCCTGATTGAGGATCAGAGCTATCCCGCGACGACGTACCTGGCAGCTCGCGACGGCGTCACGGTGCGATCGCGTACGGTGGGCTTTCGCCGGCACGAACTCTTGGGGCTCAACGCGTTGCTGCTGTCGATGTTCCGCGAGTTTCCCGGCGTCACGGGTGTACGCACGTCTGACTATATGTCGGGCGCAACCGGCGACCTCGAACGCGCCATTGGAAACATCGTCCGGCTGGCTCGGCACGCAACCGCAACGGTGGCGGTGCGGGCGCACGTCGAGGGCGGCCGGCTAATCGCAGACGTCGAGGTCGTCAATCTGACTGGCCATCGGTTCCCCACCGGTGTGGCTTTCAGGCGCGCCTTCCTCAACGTCGAGGTTCGCGATTCGTCAAAGCCTCCCGATGCGGCACCGATCTTTGCATCGGGACGCAGCGATTCGCGCGGACGGATTTTCGGTACGAACGGCCTTCCGCTTCGCAGCGAAAGCTTTACCGAAGATGAGCGGCATCGTCAGACGTACCAGGAGCACTTCGACGAAGCCCACCCCATCACGAGCGGCGATCAGGTACAGATCTTCGAGGACCTGACGCAAGATGCCGGCGGCCGATTCACGACCAGCTTTGTCAGGCGCGATCGCGAACCAAAAGACAATCGCATTCT
It encodes:
- a CDS encoding phage tail protein yields the protein MGQFNVNTFRFDPYKNMKFRLKWDGRYVAGVSKCSMLKKSTEPVTHREGGDPSTGRVSPSIWKFEPISLDRGVTHDLEFENWANLIYNTDGDAAISLKNFRKDIIIELLDEQAVVAKAYKVYRCWVSEYQALPELDANAHVIAIEHLVLQNEGWERDLSVNEPTET
- a CDS encoding phage tail sheath subtilisin-like domain-containing protein; this encodes MPISPTYPGVYVEEVPSGVRTITGVGTSIALFLGRTMQGEVSQPTLCLSEAAFERAFSTDATLSDLPRSVNLFFGNGGTSCWVMRILGAGHAPASVTLENEANNIVLKATATSDGVVGNDIRIAITYNSADPEGSFNLEVFSWTTDSRGQLVKTGRELYTNLTMDQTNNSTYAPTVVSQSSLITLQDVAVRNPRSGFSQSGFPLAANTFPDLQGAVVGIFGKALGLTTNHLLMSVDGGAFADFDLSSVDVAGSANQGALELAIQTALNNQLLGTTKVTVNFIAGPSDTQGGARAPFGKTAFLRITSNKSDNFNADVRIMPAAAGDVAVLLGLGAGQGGIEVPVSSKYRPAPTGVTMLCDPLAANPQFVTFGALLQNQVTNLLIGAKTIPLSLITVQTVPPGTAPIFEDQNAGSDGVREKLGIMRDAINAFANSDPTFAWQAAVIGTRLMLTPTAPGDNNIGTIASTPGAQNIGNLFETNVRYYSLGTGGAAKFQTAPVDGNNGGTLALSDYANAYPIIDQEVDLFNLMVLPADADSAAPNPLTINGPASVFCQQRRALLLIDAPKSWQQVTDALSGMGAARIGLVKDASALFFPWITIQNGVGTVNVGPSGAVAGVMARIDATRGVWKAPAGTEADIREITNVQQRYSDGDNGFLNPRAINTIRVFPDGIVIWGSRTVDGDDDFGSEYKYIPVRRLAYFLEESLYRGLKWVVFEPNDEPLWAQIRLNVGAFMHEQFRKGAFAGATPSLAYFVKCDQDTTTQDDQNLGIVNIVVGFAPLKPAEFVLIQLQQMAGQIGV